Proteins found in one Miscanthus floridulus cultivar M001 chromosome 4, ASM1932011v1, whole genome shotgun sequence genomic segment:
- the LOC136552732 gene encoding E3 ubiquitin-protein ligase EL5-like, whose amino-acid sequence MAVTATTVAAAITMLAAVAAVFLTLVLCFYIFLCAKRYRGGAPPPPPHAGGVRAWLRVVFGGGGGTRPDGGATEWCYDGGLDEKSMAKLPRREVAKGEALDCAVCITELAPGETARVLPRCGHGFHVDCVDMWLRSHSTCPLCRCPAVDDPPMPPTVPTPEADPEYPNFPTNVLFFGSQDEVSTGRSQSQHHSAAARPLPAPTQEQVAAAEAARACGGLLRLIGCGGATPPTQPPHRCDHHHYQEEEAGGDIEMGLAAAAGESSASSRPVKPPQPGS is encoded by the coding sequence ATGGCGGTGACCGCGACGACGGTCGCGGCGGCGATCACGATGCtggcggccgtggcggcggtcTTCCTCACCCTGGTGCTCTGCTTCTACATCTTCCTCTGCGCCAAGCGGTACCGCGgcggggcgccgccgccgccaccgcacgCGGGCGGCGTCAGGGCGTGGCTGCGCGTCGTgttcggcggtggcggcgggacaCGCCCGGACGGCGGCGCCACGGAGTGGTGCTACGACGGCGGGCTCGACGAGAAGTCCATGGCGAAGCTGCCCCGGCGGGAGGTGGCCAAGGGCGAGGCGCTGGACTGCGCCGTGTGCATCACGGAGCTGGCGCCCGGGGAGACGGCGCGCGTGCTGCCGCGGTGCGGCCACGGCTTCCACGTCGACTGCGTCGACATGTGGCtccgctcccactccacctgcccGCTCTGCCGGTGCCCCGCCGTCGACGACCCGCCAATGCCGCCCACCGTGCCCACGCCCGAGGCCGACCCGGAGTACCCCAACTTCCCCACCAACGTCCTCTTCTTCGGCTCCCAGGACGAGGTCAGCACCGGCCGCTCGCAGTCGCAGCACCACTCGGCGGCGGCGCGTCCTCTGCCGGCGCCGACGCAGGAGCAGgtcgccgccgccgaggccgcgCGGGCGTGCGGCGGGCTGCTGAGGCTGATTGGGTGTGGCGGCGCGACGCCGCCCACGCAGCCGCCGCATCGTTgcgatcatcatcactatcaagaggAGGAGGCGGGCGGGGACATCGAGAtgggcctcgccgccgccgccggcgagagtAGCGCGTCGTCGCGGCCGGTGAAGCCGCCGCAGCCCGGTTCGTGA